The proteins below come from a single Malus sylvestris chromosome 3, drMalSylv7.2, whole genome shotgun sequence genomic window:
- the LOC126614464 gene encoding cold and drought-regulated protein CORA-like: protein MASSKTFLLLGLVFAVLLFFSEVSARELTETAPTQTQESVEKTTYGDHYHGYEHKRGYGHGHGGHEHGYGHWEHGHGYEHKHGNHGHGGYGHGGYGYGGYGHGEHGHGHWEHEHGHGHHGKLVAGAAEAEVQN from the exons ATGGCGTCCTCAAAAACTTTTCTTCTACTAGGTCTTGTCTTTGCtgttctccttttcttctctgagGTTTCCGCTCGGGAGCTGACTGAGACTGCTCCTACTCAAACCC AGGAGAGCGTTGAAAAGACTACCTATGGTGACCATTATCACGGATACGAGCATAAACGTGGATACGGGCACGGACATGGAGGGCATGAGCATGGCTATGGACATTGGGAACATGGCCATGGCTACGAGCACAAACATGGAAATCATGGACATGGAGGCTATGGACACGGAGGCTACGGATATGGAGGCTATGGACATGGAGAGCATGGCCACGGACATTGGGAGCACGAGCATGGGCACGGCCATCACGGAAAACTAGTAGCTGGCGCTGCAGAGGCAGAAGTACAGAATTAG